In Kaistella sp. 97-N-M2, the sequence GCTCATTCCCACCTTCATCCTGTCCCACCTTCTCGTCTCTTTCATTGCCTTTTTTGGAGAAAAGAAAGAACTAAATTTCTGGCAGTATAACAAAAACCTTTTCATCAATATATTTTTAACGGCAGTTTTTACCGGCGTTTTAATCGGTGGTGTTGAACTGGCGATTCTGGCGGTAGACAAGCTGTTTGATTTCAATTTTGATGGTTATTATTATTCGCGTACTTTTTATTTCCTGTCGATCTTTGGAAGTTGTTTCATTTTTTTACTCTTTAATGATAAAGGTCTTCAGGACTTAGAAAAAGATGCCAACTATCCGCAGATTCTGAAATTTTTTACGCAGTATATTTTAATTCCGTTACTGCTTATTTATGCAGTGATCTTATATTTATACGGCGCGAAGATCCTGATTAATTGGGAGCTTCCGCGTGGGTGGGTATCGTACTTGGTTTTGGCCTATTCCGTTGTCGGGATATTGGGTTTGCTTTTGGTTCATCCTTTAAAGGACAATTCTTCCAAATCGTGGGTAAAAGTTTTCTCCAAAATGTTTTATTACACCCTTATTCCGTTAATTATTTTACTTTTCACCGCAATTTTTACACGAATTCTTCAGTACGGCTACACAGAACCACGATATTTTGTGTTGTTACTGGCGGTGTGGTTAAGTTTGGTGCTCCTATATTTTGTGTTTGCGAAAAATACGACGATCAAGTTTATTCCCGTGAGTTTATTCTTGATTGGTTTTTTCGCCTTAACCTGTCCGTATTTTAATGCGTTCTCTGTAGCGAAAAGAAGTCAGAAAACGGAATTAATGACGACTTTAAAGGTAAACAAACTTCTGAAACAGGGAAAAATTAGTTTCTCAACAAAAATTAAAAGTGATGTTGCGGATGAAATTTCAAATAAAATTCAGTTTCTCGCCAAAAGAAATCAAGCCGATTTTATTCTTCCCCTTCTCTCCACGGTCGTTCAAAGGGAGGTGAAACGAACCATTGCAGACGGAAATTTTTATAATCTTCAAAGTACCCTTAGAAATCAGTTCAAAAATGTGGTTTATGATGTTGCTTCGTCTAATACTGTACAGCAAACCAATACTACGACGTTAATCGCAAGAGATTTTAACGTGGATATCTCAGGTTATCAGTATCTATTTAAAGTTTACAATTATAAAAGTAATTATTTTGATTTTGATAAAAATACGGTGGAAATAAAAATGCCCGTCAGTCAATTTGGAAACGAGTTAAATTTGGTGTTTAATGGGCAGAAATATAATATGGTACCGGATCTTATCCAGCTTTTCAATAACTATCCGAATCTGGGCGAAAACTATGTGGATCAGTTGTATTTTGTTAAGACGATTGGGAACTATGATTTCAAAATAATGTTCGACAGTGTAATTCTCGTGAAGTCAGTCAACAATGCAGCTCCCCAATTTGTTATAAACTCCGACTCAATTCTGATCTTAATCAAAAAAAATTAAGCTCCTGAGACTGAGGTTAATGATGCTTTCAATCTTAAATAAGGCAACGTAAAAAACTCATTTCTATACATCAGATCATTTAAATTCCCATATCGATAACGTTCGACTGATGCCAAAATGAGCTCGAAAATAAAGGCACAAAAAAAAG encodes:
- a CDS encoding DUF4153 domain-containing protein, producing the protein MIKKIREISGNTAVIIREYPMVLVLAFLAAMAFIFSSDANSTSRQSDFVFMKFGMVALLGISLLFGLKMLSQRIGKGILLEVSGIIFLIFFYFLLPADEKEFTEQYAFLLIPTFILSHLLVSFIAFFGEKKELNFWQYNKNLFINIFLTAVFTGVLIGGVELAILAVDKLFDFNFDGYYYSRTFYFLSIFGSCFIFLLFNDKGLQDLEKDANYPQILKFFTQYILIPLLLIYAVILYLYGAKILINWELPRGWVSYLVLAYSVVGILGLLLVHPLKDNSSKSWVKVFSKMFYYTLIPLIILLFTAIFTRILQYGYTEPRYFVLLLAVWLSLVLLYFVFAKNTTIKFIPVSLFLIGFFALTCPYFNAFSVAKRSQKTELMTTLKVNKLLKQGKISFSTKIKSDVADEISNKIQFLAKRNQADFILPLLSTVVQREVKRTIADGNFYNLQSTLRNQFKNVVYDVASSNTVQQTNTTTLIARDFNVDISGYQYLFKVYNYKSNYFDFDKNTVEIKMPVSQFGNELNLVFNGQKYNMVPDLIQLFNNYPNLGENYVDQLYFVKTIGNYDFKIMFDSVILVKSVNNAAPQFVINSDSILILIKKN